The DNA sequence GGGTGCTATGGGCGCTTCTTCCAAAAGGAGTTCTTCAGCTTCCCTGAGTCGCTCGAAGCGACGTTTTTGGGTGGCTTCTCGAGCTGCCTCTTGGAGCAGTGCATCATATCGACGGTTCGACCACCCCGTGTTGTTGTTTCCGCCACCAGAAAGAAAGAGGCTCAAGAAGGTATTCGGATCGAGGTAATCTCCCACCCAGCTTGAGCGTGCGATATCATACTGAAGTGAGGAAAGGGAACCTAAATAAACCTTCCACTCCTCGTTGCGAAGTTCGACGTCAATTCCGAGTACCTCTCGCCACATTGCTTGAATCTCTGTAGCAATTTGCTCGTTTTGTTGGCCCGCGTTGTACAAAATGGATAAGCGCGGAAACCCCTTTCCTCCTGGAAATCCGGCCTCGGCCAGTAGTTGCCGCGCGCGCTCTGGATTGTAGGCCAAGCCCTTGGGGGGTGTGTAGCCCGGTACTCCGGGAGGTGTCAAGGAAGGGGCGATTCTTTCACCGGCCCGCGTGATGCGAGTAACCAGTCGATTTTTATTGATGGACATGGCAAGAGCCTTTCGCACGCGAGGATCCGAAAGAGGCCACCGCGTCACGTTAAAACGATAGAAATACGTGGCAAAAAAAGGTCCCGAATGGAAGTACGGTTGGCGAGAAAGGGACTCAAGGAAAAAGGTTGGCACGAGTCCCTTGTCGAGAATAAGGTCCGCACCCGAAGTATAGAAAAGATTAAAGGCGGTGGTAGCCTGGGTCACGGCTAGTGCATCGATTCTTGAAATGTGTACTTCGTTGGCTCGCCAATAGAGTGGGTTTTTTCGGAGGCAGACGCGATCGTTGATGCGCCAGGATACGAGCGTATAGGCACCGTTTGAGACTATGTGGCGCGGCTTGGTCCAGTCGTCTTTCCAACGTTCCACCGTTGCGATGGGGACCGGATAGAAAACCGGTTGCGCACACAAATCCAAAAAGTAGGGAACCGGATGCTCCAAGCGCACGATCACTGTTCGCGCGTCCGGAGCTCGAACCCCCACGCGGGAGAAGTCTTTGAGTCTTCCTAGGCGGTAGGATCGGGCATTTTCAATGTCATCATACAGGTCTGCGTACCGAGATGCAGTTTTGGGGGATATTGCCCGTTGCCAAGAAGCAACCAATTCAGCAGCCGTCAAAGGGTGACCATCGCTCCAGCGGCAGGAGCGAAGGTGGAACGTGTACGTACGCCCGTCGGGCGAGAGCTCCCAGCTCTCGGCTACCCCGGGTACGATGCGTCCTTGGGCGTCGCGAGCGACTAAACCCTCGAAAAGAGCCTCGCACAATCGCGATTCCGGCTGGCCCGTAATGAGGTGAGGATCAAGGCTTTCGGGTTCTGGACCATTCACAAAGACAAGTTCCGGAGGAGAAGATCCCGGACAAGGGGAACAACCCAGAAGGAGAGTTCCAGCGACAATTGCGCCCCAGAGTCCTCTCCCGAGGAACGTTCTTGCTTGGCGCGCACGGCTGTCCACCACGGGGGCAGAACCTAGCGATGTTGGGCAACCCGTTGCGGTTCCCCAAAGATTCCAAAAGCTTGCGGCACTCCTTGACTCAGGGACACGTTTTTTTCTCTCTCCCTTATCGCTTCTTGTCTGCGGGCTGCGGGGAGGGTAGGCTTTTCTGGCCTTGAGTCTCGCCTGCCACAGGGGGAGGGATAGCGCGGAGGCGTTTCTGGACCGAGCTGCGGGCTAGCTCTCGTTGTCCCAAGAGAAAAGCAAGTATAATCGCCAACGTAAAAAACATCCCGGCAAGCCATGCCGTAGCCTTAATCAACACACTCGAAGTTTGGGCCCCGAAAATGGCTTCCGTCACCGAACTGCCAAAGGCGGCCCCCAAACCCTCCTGGCGGCTTCGTTGCATGAGGATGATGAACACAAGGAGCAGGCAGATGAAAAGGTAGAGGATCCAAAAGAAGCCGATCAGAAGGTTAAGCATGAGTCCATCCTAAGACGCTTTTTCTCTCGCGCAACTTTCAAAAACAATGGTCGTAAAGGAGCGTGCTTCCAGGCTAGCTCCTCCCACCAGAGCACCATCTACATTAGGCTGCAGAAAAATGTCCCGCGCGATCTCCGGGCGCACACTTCCTCCGTACTGGATTCGGGTCTTTTGGCTTGCCTCCGGGGAGACCAGCTCGGAAAGAAAACTTCGAATGAAACGATGAGCTTCCTCAATCTCGGTAGGTGAGGCGTTTTCCCCAGTGCCGATAGCCCACACCGGTTCGTAGGCGATCACGATGTCGGGTAATTCCTCGTCTGAAACCCCAGCGAGATCTTCCTGTAACTGGTGCGCGAGCACCTCTTTCCAGCGCCCAGCTTTCCGTTCTTCCCAGCTTTCGCCAATACAGAGAATGGGCCGAAGGCCCGACGCTAGGGCCGCCCGGATCTTCTCACGGATAAAGGCGTCCGTTTCGCAAAAATAACGTCTCCTTTCGGAATGACCGACGATCACGTAGTGGCAAAAAAGCTCTCGTAACATGGGGGCGCTAATTTCCCCCGTAAAAGCCCCGTAGGGAGCCGGATGCAAGTTTTGGGCACCCAAATACACGTTGGAGGCTTCACTGAGGATGCGACTGACTTCCGAAAGAGCCGTGAAGGGAGGACAGAGCACAACTTCCGCACCATTAAAATCCCGAAGCTCTGCCAGGATGCTTTGAGCCAGCACCCGAGCCTCGGCGACGGTCTTATTCATCTTCCAATTGCCTGCAATGATTTTTTTGCGATACAT is a window from the Candidatus Methylacidithermus pantelleriae genome containing:
- the secG gene encoding preprotein translocase subunit SecG, translated to MLNLLIGFFWILYLFICLLLVFIILMQRSRQEGLGAAFGSSVTEAIFGAQTSSVLIKATAWLAGMFFTLAIILAFLLGQRELARSSVQKRLRAIPPPVAGETQGQKSLPSPQPADKKR
- the tpiA gene encoding triose-phosphate isomerase, yielding MYRKKIIAGNWKMNKTVAEARVLAQSILAELRDFNGAEVVLCPPFTALSEVSRILSEASNVYLGAQNLHPAPYGAFTGEISAPMLRELFCHYVIVGHSERRRYFCETDAFIREKIRAALASGLRPILCIGESWEERKAGRWKEVLAHQLQEDLAGVSDEELPDIVIAYEPVWAIGTGENASPTEIEEAHRFIRSFLSELVSPEASQKTRIQYGGSVRPEIARDIFLQPNVDGALVGGASLEARSFTTIVFESCAREKAS
- a CDS encoding peptide ABC transporter substrate-binding protein, with the translated sequence MNGPEPESLDPHLITGQPESRLCEALFEGLVARDAQGRIVPGVAESWELSPDGRTYTFHLRSCRWSDGHPLTAAELVASWQRAISPKTASRYADLYDDIENARSYRLGRLKDFSRVGVRAPDARTVIVRLEHPVPYFLDLCAQPVFYPVPIATVERWKDDWTKPRHIVSNGAYTLVSWRINDRVCLRKNPLYWRANEVHISRIDALAVTQATTAFNLFYTSGADLILDKGLVPTFFLESLSRQPYFHSGPFFATYFYRFNVTRWPLSDPRVRKALAMSINKNRLVTRITRAGERIAPSLTPPGVPGYTPPKGLAYNPERARQLLAEAGFPGGKGFPRLSILYNAGQQNEQIATEIQAMWREVLGIDVELRNEEWKVYLGSLSSLQYDIARSSWVGDYLDPNTFLSLFLSGGGNNNTGWSNRRYDALLQEAAREATQKRRFERLREAEELLLEEAPIAPLYFYQAVLLYHADHLGGIGPNLLDHHPLRCLFIRKSIRNP